Proteins found in one Myxococcaceae bacterium JPH2 genomic segment:
- a CDS encoding catalase, with translation MKVHSLVLAALFAGTPTLAAGTPPPLTTDSGAPAGTNQSSKTAGPRGGVLLEDFHLIEKLARFDRERIPERVVHARGVGAHGTFESYGDFSQLTRASLFSAKGKKTPMFVRFSTVIHPTGSPETLRDPRGFALKFYTDEGNWDLVGNNLPVFFIRDAIKFPDMVHSLKPSPVTNRQDPNRFFDFFSHVPESTHMLTQVYSDLGIPANYRQMNGHGVHAFKFVNAKGEVRYVKFNWKSQQGVRSLTAEDAARVASQDFQHATQDLYTSVQQGKFPVWELSAQVLDPKDLDAFTFDPLDATKVWPEAKVPSVKLGKFTLNAMPDNFFEETEQAAFSPGVVPPGIEPSEDRLLQGRLFAYADTQRYRIGANYLSLPINRAQAPVHNNNQGGALNAGHTKSDVNYEPSITRETADAPAYLLSDAPLTGSTQQRPIDKADNFSQAGDFYAALSAPEKERLVKNLAADLGQVRDAKVKARMVGFFYSANADYGTRLAKAVGVTLDDARATLAAR, from the coding sequence ATGAAAGTCCATTCGTTGGTCCTCGCGGCCCTGTTCGCTGGCACTCCGACCCTGGCGGCCGGCACGCCGCCTCCCCTCACCACCGACTCGGGGGCGCCTGCGGGCACCAACCAGAGCTCCAAGACGGCGGGCCCGCGCGGCGGCGTGCTGCTGGAGGACTTCCACCTCATCGAGAAGCTCGCGCGGTTCGATCGCGAGCGCATCCCCGAGCGCGTGGTGCACGCGCGCGGCGTGGGCGCGCACGGCACGTTCGAGAGCTACGGTGACTTCTCGCAGCTGACGCGCGCGTCTCTCTTCTCAGCCAAGGGCAAGAAGACACCGATGTTCGTGCGCTTCTCCACCGTCATCCATCCGACGGGCTCGCCCGAGACGCTGCGCGACCCGCGAGGCTTCGCGCTCAAGTTCTACACGGACGAGGGCAACTGGGACCTGGTGGGCAACAACCTGCCCGTCTTCTTCATCCGCGACGCCATCAAGTTCCCGGACATGGTGCACAGCCTCAAGCCGTCACCCGTCACCAACCGACAGGACCCCAATCGCTTCTTCGACTTCTTCTCGCACGTGCCCGAGTCGACGCACATGCTCACGCAGGTCTACTCGGACCTGGGCATCCCGGCGAACTACCGCCAGATGAACGGCCACGGCGTCCACGCCTTCAAGTTCGTCAACGCGAAGGGCGAGGTCCGCTACGTGAAGTTCAATTGGAAGTCGCAGCAAGGCGTGCGGAGCCTCACCGCCGAGGACGCCGCGCGCGTCGCGAGCCAGGACTTCCAGCACGCCACGCAGGACCTCTACACCTCCGTCCAACAGGGCAAGTTCCCCGTGTGGGAGCTGAGCGCGCAGGTGTTGGATCCGAAGGACCTGGATGCGTTCACGTTCGACCCGCTCGACGCCACCAAGGTCTGGCCCGAGGCCAAGGTGCCCTCCGTGAAGCTCGGCAAGTTCACGCTCAACGCCATGCCGGACAACTTCTTCGAGGAGACGGAGCAGGCCGCCTTCTCGCCGGGCGTCGTGCCTCCAGGCATCGAGCCCTCCGAGGACCGCCTGCTGCAAGGCCGGCTCTTCGCCTACGCGGACACGCAGCGCTACCGCATCGGCGCCAACTACCTGTCATTGCCCATCAACCGCGCCCAGGCTCCCGTCCACAACAACAACCAGGGCGGAGCGCTCAACGCGGGCCACACGAAGTCGGACGTCAACTACGAGCCGAGCATCACGCGCGAGACGGCCGATGCCCCGGCGTACCTCCTGTCCGATGCGCCCCTGACGGGCAGCACCCAGCAGCGGCCCATCGACAAGGCGGACAACTTCTCGCAGGCGGGTGACTTCTACGCGGCGCTCAGCGCCCCGGAGAAGGAGCGCCTCGTGAAGAACCTCGCCGCGGACCTGGGGCAGGTGCGCGACGCGAAGGTGAAGGCGCGCATGGTCGGTTTCTTCTACAGCGCGAACGCCGACTACGGCACGCGGCTGGCCAAGGCCGTGGGCGTGACGCTGGACGACGCCCGCGCCACCCTCGCCGCGCGATAG
- a CDS encoding ankyrin repeat domain-containing protein: MVRRLLLAVVGLMGVVGLVLVAAWWSLRAPPREGRLLATSEAERYLLAAAREGDTEVVTGLVKAGTPVDARDSRGFSPLILAAYHGHVDTVRALIAGGADACAGDNRGNTALMGAAFKGHADIVAVLQEQPCAVDQTNRLGQTALMFAVLFGRDDVARQLRGNGASTSVRDASGRSAEDWSRTQAPESPVAPAPDAPTAAR, from the coding sequence ATGGTTCGCAGACTGTTGCTCGCCGTCGTGGGACTCATGGGTGTGGTGGGGCTGGTGCTCGTCGCGGCCTGGTGGTCCCTGCGGGCGCCGCCCCGCGAGGGTCGATTGCTCGCGACGAGCGAGGCGGAGCGCTACCTGCTGGCCGCCGCGCGGGAGGGCGACACCGAGGTGGTGACGGGGCTCGTGAAGGCGGGGACGCCCGTGGACGCACGTGACTCGCGCGGCTTCTCTCCGCTCATCCTCGCGGCCTATCACGGCCATGTGGACACGGTGCGCGCGCTCATCGCCGGCGGCGCGGATGCTTGCGCGGGCGACAATCGCGGCAACACCGCGCTCATGGGCGCCGCGTTCAAGGGCCACGCGGACATCGTCGCGGTGCTTCAAGAACAACCGTGCGCGGTGGATCAGACCAACCGCCTGGGTCAGACAGCGTTGATGTTCGCCGTGCTCTTCGGCCGCGACGACGTGGCCCGCCAACTGCGAGGGAACGGCGCGTCCACGTCTGTCCGCGATGCCAGTGGACGCAGCGCGGAGGACTGGTCGCGGACCCAAGCGCCCGAGTCTCCCGTGGCGCCCGCGCCGGATGCCCCCACCGCCGCGAGGTGA
- a CDS encoding malonic semialdehyde reductase — protein sequence MTVQTTPTLAASALDQLFRDARTHFVWHDVPVEDSVLRELYALARLAPTAANAQPLRIVFVKSPEAKARLKPALSPGNLDKTMTAPVTAILAYDTEFYEKLPKLFPARDMRTGFANMPPAARAQTAVVNASLQAGYLIMAARALGLDCGPMAGFDTGKVDATFFPDGKWKTVLLLNLGHGDATKLFPRNPRLDFDEACRIE from the coding sequence ATGACCGTGCAGACGACCCCCACACTCGCCGCCTCGGCGTTGGATCAACTCTTTCGCGACGCGCGCACGCACTTCGTCTGGCACGACGTGCCCGTGGAGGACTCAGTGTTGCGCGAGCTTTACGCGCTGGCCCGCCTGGCTCCCACGGCGGCGAACGCCCAGCCGCTGCGCATCGTCTTCGTGAAGAGTCCCGAGGCGAAGGCGCGGCTGAAGCCCGCGCTGTCACCCGGGAACCTGGACAAGACGATGACGGCGCCCGTCACCGCCATCCTCGCCTACGACACCGAGTTCTACGAGAAGCTCCCGAAGCTCTTCCCCGCGCGAGACATGCGCACGGGCTTCGCGAACATGCCGCCCGCGGCTCGCGCGCAGACGGCCGTGGTGAACGCCTCGCTCCAGGCCGGCTACCTCATCATGGCCGCGCGCGCGCTGGGGCTCGACTGTGGACCCATGGCCGGGTTCGACACGGGGAAGGTCGACGCCACGTTCTTCCCCGATGGGAAGTGGAAGACCGTCCTCCTGCTCAACCTGGGGCACGGCGACGCGACGAAGCTCTTCCCGCGCAACCCGCGGCTCGACTTCGACGAGGCGTGCCGCATCGAGTAG
- a CDS encoding fibronectin type III domain-containing protein: protein MGGVLGLMLTACGPANGGHTGPEDGPPGAPTAVTAQAGDALALLTWKAPASDGGGPLLYYVVRCNPDCGGALVSAPDVQATVRGLNNGQPYVFHVSAVNEFGESEASVETVFVTPQAGMAIPSPTIPGQPRAVRATAGNGQAFVSWLPPASFGGQALQSYRITANPGGASVTVNAPSSSAVVTGLSNDTNYAFEVVALNASGEGPTIRSGEVRPRSGGLPANWVMGYYVGYQRGLYPVETVDLSLLTHLAVGRVRPRADGFLITDFDVSATEGPVMARKLTDRAHKAGRKAIMMLGGMGEHDGFVGAASPASRAYFVRNILTTMTELGFDGVDVDWEPINLPPQGNDGQLLLALLDDLRAARPDILITVPVGWVNANFKMGDADKAFARELAARVDQMNVMSYVMSGNWGGWQSWHSSALLGEDSHHPTSVSSSVLAYLDAGVPRGRLGMGIGFFGSCWRGVTAPGTPLDDRTVLEQQSDNAMSYANIMTWYYTPDALRWDEAAQASYLSFPSAAGPQHCNYVSFEDPRSVSAKGRWAREQALGGTIIWTINQGHLPNAPAGQQDPLLQAVYTSFLAQ, encoded by the coding sequence ATGGGCGGAGTGTTGGGGTTGATGTTGACCGCATGCGGGCCGGCCAATGGAGGCCACACCGGACCCGAGGATGGACCGCCTGGCGCACCGACCGCGGTGACGGCCCAGGCGGGAGATGCGCTGGCGTTGCTGACGTGGAAGGCACCTGCCTCCGATGGCGGCGGACCGCTCCTCTACTACGTGGTGCGGTGCAATCCGGACTGTGGCGGCGCGCTCGTGTCCGCGCCGGACGTGCAAGCCACCGTGCGCGGCCTCAACAACGGGCAGCCCTATGTCTTTCACGTCAGCGCCGTGAACGAGTTCGGCGAGAGCGAGGCGTCCGTCGAGACGGTGTTCGTCACGCCGCAGGCGGGCATGGCCATTCCGTCGCCCACCATCCCGGGCCAGCCTCGGGCGGTGCGCGCGACGGCGGGCAACGGGCAGGCCTTCGTGAGCTGGCTGCCGCCAGCGAGCTTCGGCGGACAGGCGCTCCAGAGCTACCGCATCACCGCGAACCCGGGCGGCGCGTCGGTGACGGTGAACGCGCCCTCGTCGAGCGCGGTGGTGACGGGCCTGAGCAACGACACCAACTACGCGTTCGAGGTCGTCGCGCTGAACGCCTCGGGCGAGGGCCCCACCATTCGCTCCGGCGAGGTGCGTCCGCGCTCGGGCGGCCTGCCGGCGAACTGGGTGATGGGCTACTACGTGGGCTATCAGCGCGGCCTGTATCCGGTGGAGACCGTGGACCTCTCGCTGCTCACGCACCTCGCGGTGGGCCGCGTGCGTCCCCGCGCGGATGGGTTCCTCATCACGGACTTCGACGTGAGCGCGACGGAAGGCCCGGTCATGGCGCGCAAGCTGACGGACCGCGCCCACAAGGCGGGCCGCAAGGCCATCATGATGCTCGGCGGCATGGGTGAGCATGACGGCTTCGTGGGCGCCGCGTCGCCCGCGAGCCGCGCGTACTTCGTGCGCAACATCCTCACGACGATGACCGAGCTGGGCTTCGACGGCGTCGACGTGGACTGGGAGCCCATCAACCTGCCGCCGCAGGGGAACGATGGACAGCTCCTGCTCGCGCTGCTGGATGATCTGCGCGCCGCGCGCCCCGACATCCTCATCACCGTGCCGGTGGGCTGGGTGAACGCCAACTTCAAGATGGGCGACGCGGACAAGGCCTTCGCGCGTGAGCTGGCCGCGCGCGTGGACCAGATGAACGTCATGTCCTACGTCATGAGCGGCAACTGGGGCGGCTGGCAGAGCTGGCACTCGAGCGCCCTGCTCGGAGAGGACTCGCACCACCCCACGTCCGTCTCCAGCTCCGTGCTCGCCTATCTGGACGCGGGCGTGCCTCGGGGCCGGCTGGGCATGGGCATCGGCTTCTTCGGCTCGTGCTGGCGCGGCGTGACGGCGCCGGGCACGCCGCTCGATGACCGCACGGTGTTGGAGCAGCAGAGCGACAACGCCATGAGCTACGCCAACATCATGACCTGGTACTACACGCCGGATGCGCTGCGCTGGGACGAGGCGGCCCAGGCCAGCTACCTGAGCTTCCCCTCCGCGGCGGGGCCCCAGCACTGCAACTACGTGTCGTTCGAGGATCCCCGCTCGGTGTCCGCCAAGGGGCGGTGGGCGCGCGAGCAGGCCCTGGGAGGGACCATCATCTGGACCATCAACCAGGGCCACCTGCCCAACGCGCCCGCCGGGCAGCAAGACCCGCTGCTCCAGGCGGTCTACACGTCGTTCCTGGCGCAGTGA
- a CDS encoding L-erythro-3,5-diaminohexanoate dehydrogenase, with protein sequence MSIDVYGLARVVGEKGVLPQRARKLDASLPCRESELLIDVESLNIDAASFKQIKDEVGGDTGRIAARIQDIVRERGKMQNPVTGSGGMLIGRVKELGAKHRARGVLQVGDRIATLVSLTLTPLVIDEVKAVHPEIDRLDIRGHALLFASGIYAKLPSDLPDTLALAALDVCGAPALVARHVRPGMTVAVLGAGKSGALCLAQARRNLESRGRLLALDISQKALDALSAIGLCDSALKVDATQGVDVMEAVSQATGGQLCDLVVNCASVGNTEMATILSVKDGGTAIFFSMATSFTAAALGAEGVGKDVTMLVGNGYVPGHASLTLELLRTEPALRQLFETRYV encoded by the coding sequence ATGAGCATCGACGTGTATGGACTGGCCCGCGTCGTCGGGGAGAAGGGCGTGCTGCCGCAGCGCGCGCGCAAGCTGGATGCCTCGCTGCCGTGCCGCGAGTCAGAGCTGCTCATCGATGTGGAGAGCCTCAACATCGACGCGGCGTCCTTCAAGCAGATCAAGGACGAGGTGGGCGGGGACACGGGCCGCATCGCCGCGCGCATCCAGGACATCGTCCGCGAGCGCGGCAAGATGCAGAACCCCGTCACGGGCTCGGGCGGCATGCTCATTGGCCGCGTGAAGGAGCTGGGCGCCAAGCACCGCGCGCGCGGCGTGCTCCAGGTGGGCGATCGCATCGCCACGCTGGTGAGCCTCACGCTCACGCCGCTCGTCATCGACGAGGTGAAGGCGGTGCACCCCGAGATCGACCGGCTGGACATCCGCGGCCACGCGCTGCTGTTCGCCAGCGGCATCTACGCGAAGCTGCCCTCGGACCTCCCGGACACGCTCGCCCTGGCGGCGCTCGACGTGTGCGGCGCTCCCGCGCTGGTGGCGCGGCACGTGCGCCCGGGCATGACGGTGGCGGTGCTGGGCGCGGGCAAGAGCGGCGCCCTCTGTCTGGCCCAGGCGCGGCGCAACCTGGAGAGCCGCGGGCGCCTGCTGGCCCTGGACATCTCCCAGAAGGCGCTCGACGCGCTGTCCGCCATCGGCCTGTGTGACTCCGCCCTGAAGGTGGACGCCACGCAGGGGGTGGACGTGATGGAGGCGGTGAGTCAGGCCACGGGCGGTCAGCTCTGCGACCTGGTGGTCAACTGCGCCAGCGTGGGCAACACGGAGATGGCCACCATCCTCTCCGTCAAGGATGGCGGCACCGCGATCTTCTTCTCCATGGCCACCAGCTTCACCGCGGCGGCCCTGGGCGCCGAGGGCGTGGGCAAGGACGTCACCATGCTCGTGGGCAATGGCTACGTCCCCGGCCACGCCAGCCTCACGCTGGAGCTCTTGCGCACCGAGCCCGCGCTGCGCCAGCTCTTCGAGACGCGCTACGTCTGA
- a CDS encoding alpha/beta hydrolase, translating into MKGTLESRELQSVALESNPLGDPSRRRLTVYLPPGYSEDERRYPVVYFLHAFGNGAGSWTNASGFAPSVPERLDALIASGEVPPAIAVFPDGWTSLGGSQWMNSEALGRYRDYVAKDVVGFVDRTWRTLPKAAARAVVGHSSGGYGALMMGRYHPELFSHLGAHAADAYFEYCYLPDLPKAAAALLKAGGVEAWFADFKKRVRETKARGEDFPVVNILAMAAAYSPKKGEPLNLELPFDVQTARLRSDVWNRWLVHDPVRFVPKFLDAFRKLKTVFLDCGTRDEFNLRWGTRMMAEDLKGAGVELVHEEFEDGHTGVSYRFERSLAVVMPRLARE; encoded by the coding sequence ATGAAGGGAACACTCGAGAGCCGCGAGCTGCAGTCGGTCGCGCTGGAGTCCAACCCGCTGGGCGACCCCTCCCGGCGCCGGCTGACCGTGTACCTGCCGCCGGGCTACAGCGAGGACGAGCGCCGCTACCCCGTCGTCTACTTCCTCCACGCATTCGGCAATGGGGCGGGGTCCTGGACCAACGCCTCGGGCTTCGCGCCTTCCGTGCCGGAGCGGCTGGACGCGCTCATCGCGTCCGGTGAGGTGCCTCCCGCCATCGCGGTGTTCCCCGACGGGTGGACCTCGCTGGGCGGCAGCCAGTGGATGAACAGCGAGGCGCTGGGGCGCTATCGCGACTACGTGGCCAAGGACGTGGTGGGCTTCGTGGACCGCACCTGGCGCACGCTGCCCAAGGCCGCCGCGCGCGCGGTGGTGGGGCACAGCTCGGGTGGCTATGGCGCGCTGATGATGGGCCGCTACCACCCGGAGCTGTTCTCGCACCTGGGCGCGCACGCGGCGGATGCGTACTTCGAATATTGCTACCTGCCGGACCTGCCCAAGGCCGCCGCTGCGCTGCTGAAGGCGGGCGGCGTGGAGGCCTGGTTCGCGGACTTCAAGAAGCGCGTGCGCGAGACGAAGGCGCGGGGCGAGGACTTCCCCGTGGTGAACATCCTGGCCATGGCCGCCGCGTACTCTCCGAAGAAGGGCGAGCCGCTCAATCTGGAATTGCCCTTCGACGTGCAGACGGCGCGGCTGCGCTCGGACGTGTGGAACCGTTGGCTCGTGCACGATCCCGTGCGCTTCGTTCCCAAGTTCCTGGATGCCTTCCGCAAGCTGAAGACGGTGTTCCTCGACTGCGGCACCCGCGACGAGTTCAACCTGCGCTGGGGCACGCGGATGATGGCCGAGGACCTCAAGGGCGCCGGCGTGGAGCTGGTGCACGAGGAGTTCGAGGATGGCCACACGGGAGTGTCGTACCGGTTCGAGCGCTCGCTGGCGGTGGTGATGCCGCGGCTGGCTCGGGAATGA
- a CDS encoding uracil-DNA glycosylase, with protein MNDETLESAQELADVLQDVRRHLLWQEETGGRALLVDAQVAAELRQQQRAASSMRAMLPRAKPAEAAPARPVAASEPPRTAPSAPPLAEAPRAAPPAPIASPATPRAPARASAASGMLVDVPSQPARAASGLPGVVEGERPTLDQIRRELGDCKRCKLCSGRKNIVFGSGNPRAELVFVGEGPGENEDLQGVPFVGAAGELLTKMIEAMGFRRDDVYICNVVKCRPPGNRNPEPDEIAACEPFLRSQLLALQPKVIVALGKFAAQTLLRDSTPITRMRGTWRMYEGVQLMPTFHPAYLLRNAAEKRNAWADLQQVMKLFGKLPGSRA; from the coding sequence GTGAACGACGAGACGCTCGAATCCGCGCAGGAGCTGGCCGACGTGCTTCAGGACGTGCGCCGCCACCTGCTCTGGCAGGAGGAGACCGGCGGGCGAGCGCTCCTGGTCGACGCCCAGGTGGCCGCGGAGCTTCGGCAACAGCAACGGGCCGCCTCGTCGATGCGCGCCATGCTGCCCCGCGCGAAGCCCGCCGAGGCCGCGCCCGCGCGCCCCGTGGCCGCATCAGAGCCTCCCCGCACGGCGCCCTCCGCGCCGCCGTTGGCCGAGGCTCCGCGCGCCGCGCCTCCCGCTCCGATCGCGTCTCCGGCGACGCCGCGCGCTCCAGCCCGGGCTTCCGCGGCCTCGGGGATGCTCGTCGACGTGCCTTCGCAGCCAGCCCGGGCGGCGTCAGGTCTGCCGGGCGTGGTGGAGGGCGAGCGGCCCACGTTGGATCAGATTCGCCGCGAGCTGGGCGACTGCAAGCGCTGCAAGCTGTGCAGTGGGCGCAAGAATATCGTGTTCGGCTCGGGCAACCCGCGCGCGGAGCTTGTCTTCGTGGGCGAGGGTCCGGGCGAGAACGAGGACCTCCAGGGCGTGCCGTTCGTGGGCGCGGCGGGTGAGCTGCTCACGAAGATGATCGAGGCGATGGGCTTCCGCCGCGACGACGTCTACATCTGCAACGTCGTGAAGTGCCGGCCGCCGGGCAACCGCAATCCCGAGCCGGATGAGATCGCCGCGTGCGAGCCCTTCCTGCGCTCGCAGCTCCTGGCGCTCCAGCCCAAGGTCATCGTGGCGCTCGGCAAGTTCGCGGCGCAGACGCTGCTGCGCGATTCCACGCCCATCACCCGGATGCGGGGGACGTGGCGCATGTATGAGGGCGTGCAGCTCATGCCCACCTTCCACCCGGCCTACCTGCTGCGCAACGCGGCGGAGAAGCGCAACGCGTGGGCGGACCTGCAACAGGTGATGAAGCTCTTCGGAAAGCTTCCGGGCTCTCGCGCGTGA
- the coaBC gene encoding bifunctional phosphopantothenoylcysteine decarboxylase/phosphopantothenate--cysteine ligase CoaBC has protein sequence MDASALKGRRVVVGVGGGIAAYKACELVRELGRAGAEVRVAMTEAARQFVTPLTFQALSGHPVLTDYFDPAQEGNFGHLDLARWAEAYVVAPATADLLARLRAGLGNDAVTTSLLAFRGPVVVAPAMNVAMWDNERTQENVAVLLASPRFTAVGPGAGMLACGDVGAGRLAEVRDIVEAVASRLGTGPLHGRHVLVSAGPTREYLDPVRFISNPSTGKMGLALAHEARALGARVTVVLGPVGAVDRTGLDVVDVVSAEDMAREVLARVESVDAFISTAAVSDWRPETRAPQKVKKGETPETLRLVRTPDVLLEASRRVAAAARRPLLVGFAAETEHVLKHAREKLERKGLDAIVANDVSAPGAGFGTETNRVTLLTRAGAEQVFEGTKRDVARSLLSALFVARAAPVG, from the coding sequence ATGGACGCATCGGCACTGAAGGGCCGCCGGGTGGTCGTGGGCGTGGGGGGCGGGATCGCGGCGTACAAGGCATGTGAGCTGGTGCGGGAGCTGGGCCGTGCGGGCGCGGAGGTGCGCGTGGCCATGACCGAGGCCGCCCGCCAGTTCGTCACCCCGCTGACCTTCCAGGCGCTCTCCGGGCACCCCGTGCTCACGGACTACTTCGACCCCGCGCAGGAAGGGAACTTCGGACACCTGGACCTGGCCCGCTGGGCCGAGGCCTACGTCGTCGCCCCCGCCACCGCGGATCTGCTGGCGCGCCTGCGCGCGGGCCTGGGCAACGACGCGGTGACGACCTCGCTGCTCGCCTTCCGAGGCCCCGTCGTGGTGGCCCCCGCCATGAACGTGGCGATGTGGGACAACGAGCGAACCCAGGAGAACGTGGCCGTCCTGCTCGCGAGTCCCCGGTTCACCGCGGTCGGGCCCGGGGCCGGGATGCTGGCCTGTGGCGACGTGGGGGCAGGGCGCCTCGCCGAAGTGCGGGACATCGTCGAGGCGGTGGCCTCGCGGCTGGGGACAGGGCCGCTCCATGGGCGGCACGTCCTCGTGTCGGCCGGGCCCACGCGCGAGTACCTGGACCCCGTCCGCTTCATCTCCAATCCCTCCACCGGGAAGATGGGCCTGGCGCTGGCGCACGAGGCCCGGGCCCTGGGGGCCCGCGTGACGGTGGTCCTGGGGCCCGTGGGCGCGGTGGACCGCACCGGGTTGGACGTCGTCGACGTGGTGAGCGCGGAGGACATGGCGCGCGAGGTCCTCGCACGGGTGGAGTCCGTGGATGCCTTCATCTCCACCGCGGCCGTGAGTGACTGGCGCCCCGAGACGCGGGCGCCCCAGAAGGTGAAGAAGGGGGAGACCCCGGAGACGCTGCGGCTCGTGCGCACCCCGGACGTGCTGCTGGAGGCGTCGCGTCGGGTGGCGGCCGCCGCGCGGCGGCCCCTGCTGGTGGGCTTCGCGGCCGAGACCGAGCACGTGCTGAAGCATGCGCGCGAGAAGCTCGAGCGCAAGGGCCTGGACGCCATCGTCGCCAACGACGTGTCGGCGCCCGGCGCGGGATTTGGCACCGAGACGAACCGCGTCACGCTGCTGACTCGCGCGGGTGCCGAGCAGGTCTTCGAGGGCACCAAGCGCGACGTCGCGCGGAGCCTCCTGTCCGCGCTCTTTGTGGCGCGAGCGGCCCCCGTGGGCTAA